atttatttgtcgtattttaatttttaaaatttaaataaaattttcatatatttttttaaatattaattattataatttatactattttaaatttgaatcacgtagaacaaaataaattaagattgAAGCAATCGCACCACAACAACACGGGTGGTTGGTAGGTTGGTTTGTTTGTTCTTAGTTTTGCTGCTACGTGCAAGTTTAAAATATATGCTTATTTTGGAGACCGTCCATTTGTCATATTCCCCtattgtttttctttaactttggCTCTGCCGCCTGTATTTTTCGTTTAGGTTATAAAGATTCCCACTTTCATGCAGATCCCCATTTTAGTCACTTTAGCCTAGTATAGCCGCTGCTGCTGCTGCCATCTTTTTGTTCATCTGTGCAGCCACTGAACACATCTGTTCATAAAAGGTAACCCCTTTtacttttcttgatttattgttgcatctttttttgttgttgtgtgtATGTATAGATATTATTGTTTGTGTAAAAGAAAGAGTCTTTCTTGATCTTTAAGTGAATCTGAATCTTTGTTTGTTGATGTGATGAATAATATAGCTATTGcattctattttcttattttattaggtTGGTTGGTAGAAAATGGTGGCGATGTCTCAGCTTCGTTGTTCTCCTCTTACGGGTTActatcatagtcataatcaaagTCGTGATCTTTCTGGTGTTTCAGCCAGATTTTGTGATAATAGGGTCTGTTTTAATCCTTTGAAAACTGGGGATGTTGTGTTTAAACAATTGGATCATCTGAAGTATCAAGTTCCTTGTGTTGGTGTTGGTGGAGGTGATGGAGGAAGTGGTGGGATTGGAAGGGGTAGTGGGGGTGGTGGGGGTGATTGGAGTAAAGGTGGAGATTCAGATGATTCAAAGTCTTCTTGGGATGGGATTGGACCAATTGGTGCTTTTGTTAATGGATGGAGATCAAGGGTGGCTGCAGATCCACAGTTTCCTTTTAAGGTTCTTATGGAGGAATTGGTTGGTGTAAGTGCTAATGTTCTTGGAGATATGGCATCAAGGCCTAATTTTGGGCTTAATGAATTAGATTTTGTGTTTTCGACACTTGTTGTTGGTTCGATTATGAATTTTGTGTTGATGTATCTGTTGGCACCAACGGCATCTGCTTCGATCCAAACTCTTCCTTTGATGTTCGCCAATTGTCCACCGAGCCACATGTTTCAGTCTGGTTCTTATGGTTTATTGAGTAGGCTTGGTACATTTGTGTACAAAGGAACTCAGTTTGCTGCAGTTGGATTTGCAGCAGGGCTTGTTGGGACTGCATTATCTAATGGTTTAATCAAGTTGAGGAAGAAGATGGATCCGAATTTCGAAACACCAAACAAGCCACCTCCTACACTTTTGAATGCAGCAACATGGGCAATACATATGGGTATCAGTAGTAATTTAAGATATCAAACACTTaacggtgttgagtttgtgctAGCTAAAGGTCTTCCTCCTTTGGTATTTAAGACCTCGGTTATTGCTTTGAGATGCGCGAATAACATTCTTGGGGGAATGACATTTGTCATGTTAGCAAAGCTCACAGGATCACAGAAAGCAGATAAACCAGATGAAGGAAAGGTTGTTTGCGTTGAAGACACACTAGTTGGAGAGAAAGAAAGGTTGCTGGACCAGAATGACAGTATACATACCGCTGATGCTGCTTCAAAGTGATTATCAATATTTGTTTCAAATACACACCAATCCAAAACCGGCTCCCTCTCTCCCTCCCGGTAGAGACATTTACCCGCTATTCTCTTACTATgatctataaataaaaatgaactttGCTGTCGTTTTAGTCCAAGAGATAGTCTTTCTGACTTCTTGTAGGAGCTTGGAGTGTGTCAGCCATGTCTAACAAAACAGGAGTTTGCTCATATTGATTCGCGGATTTGTTTCTGTTCCTTTGTGTGGTTTACGATGACATGTTATGTGATCTAGCGATAACATTACTTCAAAACTAACGAGTTTTCCCTGTTTTGTTGTACTATCATGGTAGCCATAGCTTAGATAACATTTCTATTTCTGGTAATGATGTTGGATTGATTACAACAGGGTTCATCATTtataaagatttaaaaaaaaatcgacCTTTTATATATAGAGTGTGATTTTCTGGCGATGAACCCCCTTCCGCCCCTTTAGCTCTGTCATTGTCTGCTTGTTGTCAGTTGTTTTAAGGAATTGGTTGGTGCAAGTCCTTGCAGAAAAATAGAAGTACCTATCTCAGTCCATTTTGTAGCAGAGTTTTGGATTCTGATAGCATACACATAGTGTCAGAACTCAGAAGGCTATCATCATAAAGAGATTTTTGTTAACAAATCCttgaaatatacatatataaaacataatctATATGGTATAACTCACTATTCTACATGCTTTTTTAGTACAAAAGATGAACAACTATTGTCTCTATTCTGTTAGCGAGGCATAGTAAGACTGACACCACTGATACTGTAAGCTCCAGACACATTGGAGGACGATAAAAACGCGTCCTTGCTAGTGCAATCAGAAAAAGAAGACGATGTCTTTGGTTCGTTAAATTTTGCTTTAGAATCTACTGAATCAGCGTCAATATCTGGCATCATATTGAGAATAGACTGAATAGTTTCCAGCTCCCTGACCACATCTAACATTGAAGGTCTGTCTTCCGGTTTGTCTTCGCAACACTTAAGGGCCAAAGCTACAAACTTTTCCACACATTCAGAAGGATAAGATCCCATTGTACTGTCCATAACTGAGAACATCTTCTCAGAGCCATGAGCCAAATTTACCTGCCATTGATGGTACAAGGGACTATTAAACACGGTGGAGCTAGATTCGAGGTGTGAAGGATCATAGCAGAAATGGAAGGAAAGATCGCGTAAAAAGTATGTTCACGTTGCCCTTCTCTGGCCAGAGGACGCACCATAAAAGATGGGTTCTATAACATACATATGTAAAATCaatatcaacaaaagattaattCTAAGTGTGACATGTAACTAAGAGCattacaagtttaattcatgAATCTGCCTCTATCCCTACCCTTGCATCAGTCAGGAGTATTTCACATCATATGCGCGGATAAATCATCTATCAAACATATGCACGCGATAAGACATGGAAATCAGGAAGTTAACAATGAGAGAAATACCTCACGGACAATATTTTTTCCATGTGAGATGGGACGCATTCCAGTTAAGATTTCTAGAAACACAACTCCAAGGCTATAAACATCACTTTTATCTGTCAATTTACGGGTCAAGAAGTATTCGGGATCTAGATAACCCTGCATATACAAGTAGAGTGTCAATACATCAAATTTAAATGATACGAGTGAGGTCAAGTAGAACATAATGATGTAGTGAAGGACTTACAGGTGTTCCCTTCACAATAGTTGAAACATGATTAGGTAGTACACCTTCATCATCCTGCACAGGTGCAAGCCTAGACAATCCAAAATCAGCAACTTTAGCTGTCATTTTTGAGTCAAGAAGAATATTGCTGGCTTTGATATCCCTATGGAATATTGGTGGATGAGCTTCTGTATGGAGGTAAAGAATGCCCTTTGCTGCACCTAGTACAATCTCCAATCTTGTAGCAAACGACAAGGCTCCTTTACAATTAGCTGTCAAAAAATGATATCAAGTGTTACAACAACAGTAACATACTTGTAGTCCCACAAACTGGGGTCTAGGGAGGCTAGAGTATACgtagaccttacccctaccttagAGATAAAGAGATAGATCATTGACTCAAGGAAAAAAAAGTCCAAAGCAGTCCAGAAAAAGAAGTACAAGAAACAACACATTGTAACAAAAACAACAGATAGTAACGGAGCATTAACTACAAGAAAATAATCTAGATTAGGTGATATCCATATAGACATACAGTTATTAGATCAAAGTTTTCTTCTTGACATCTGATCTCCATCTATAGacttaaaaaaaacaatgtttAAAGAGCATATATTACCAGTCTACTGTACCAGTCCAAAGATACTGCTACTATTTGTTTAAGGAACATAGAACAGTGGCCTAGTGGCGGTAACTTGGAGTAACAAACTCGGTAATCAAAGTTGGT
The sequence above is a segment of the Solanum lycopersicum chromosome 10, SLM_r2.1 genome. Coding sequences within it:
- the LOC101260284 gene encoding protein RETICULATA-RELATED 3, chloroplastic-like gives rise to the protein MVAMSQLRCSPLTGYYHSHNQSRDLSGVSARFCDNRVCFNPLKTGDVVFKQLDHLKYQVPCVGVGGGDGGSGGIGRGSGGGGGDWSKGGDSDDSKSSWDGIGPIGAFVNGWRSRVAADPQFPFKVLMEELVGVSANVLGDMASRPNFGLNELDFVFSTLVVGSIMNFVLMYLLAPTASASIQTLPLMFANCPPSHMFQSGSYGLLSRLGTFVYKGTQFAAVGFAAGLVGTALSNGLIKLRKKMDPNFETPNKPPPTLLNAATWAIHMGISSNLRYQTLNGVEFVLAKGLPPLVFKTSVIALRCANNILGGMTFVMLAKLTGSQKADKPDEGKVVCVEDTLVGEKERLLDQNDSIHTADAASK